A region of Sparus aurata chromosome 8, fSpaAur1.1, whole genome shotgun sequence DNA encodes the following proteins:
- the LOC115586280 gene encoding LOW QUALITY PROTEIN: interferon-induced transmembrane protein 3-like (The sequence of the model RefSeq protein was modified relative to this genomic sequence to represent the inferred CDS: substituted 1 base at 1 genomic stop codon) codes for MMNSAGYPREAVPLQGRYDGFPGQPGGPAVVXYTTVNISSEPPKDHIIWSLCCFVYSNPLCLGLAALIFSIKARDRKVAGDLEGARLYASTAHCLNIWATVLVSIGVLM; via the exons ATGATGAATTCTGCAGGTTACCCGCGTGAGGCTGTTCCCTTGCAGGGGAGGTATGATGGGTTCCCTGGACAGCCTGGAGGACCCGCAGTGGTTTAGTACACCACTGTGAACATCAGCTCTGAGCCCCCCAAGGACCACATCATCTGGTccctctgctgctttgtctaCTCAAACCCCCTCTGCCTCGGACTGGCGGCTCTCATCTTCTCAATCAAG GCTAGAGACCGGAAGGTGGCTGGAGATCTGGAGGGTGCCAGACTCTATGCCTCCACTGCCCACTGCCTCAACATCTGGGCAACTGTCCTGGTTTCCATCGGAGTCCTCATGTAA